In Spirosoma aureum, a single genomic region encodes these proteins:
- a CDS encoding DUF6973 domain-containing protein — MKKFSFSWQIAILLFIIASSCQKPDIVNNIETNVSNSTTDAVEMTIVFNGVRIRKPAGVPLKIFQLNSNREVSQYLDDLNNNSSARAQSKIPLGILNSTVGSIISKYINVNKPIFEQDDLGKIYKDLPDFKSKEDIMKNAELILQYYNRLVINDLKKEVLTIPSDVSGGRYPFSNFGNGNDYERQLFNEEPIMGNCVYNASLDARDWTNQMYNSIDADDWRGNAFKHACWNAQAARKIVITGYSQWTAYEWTKRFATAHEYNTTVSPWQLGSDHKNIMDYHNNLKGRSYTKDHIRTNIWGNVVGWPSESSIINDHYNHVNNPNDLKVPPQSFSDQDKGNYILTLTSSTGTVEGLSNANYTDYLYLAALMFDPLP; from the coding sequence ATGAAAAAATTCTCGTTTAGTTGGCAGATCGCAATCCTGCTTTTTATCATCGCATCATCTTGTCAAAAACCGGACATTGTGAATAACATTGAGACTAATGTAAGCAACAGTACAACTGATGCTGTAGAGATGACAATTGTATTCAATGGTGTCAGAATCCGCAAACCCGCAGGAGTGCCATTGAAAATTTTTCAACTTAACTCGAACAGAGAAGTAAGTCAGTATCTGGACGACCTAAACAATAACTCTAGCGCAAGGGCACAATCAAAAATTCCTTTAGGAATACTGAATAGTACTGTTGGAAGTATTATAAGCAAGTACATTAATGTAAATAAGCCGATTTTTGAACAGGATGACTTAGGTAAGATTTATAAAGATCTTCCAGATTTTAAGTCAAAAGAGGATATAATGAAAAATGCTGAACTAATACTTCAATATTATAATAGGCTTGTTATTAATGATTTAAAGAAAGAAGTTTTAACTATACCCTCAGATGTTAGTGGAGGTCGATATCCATTCTCAAACTTTGGTAATGGGAATGATTATGAGAGACAATTATTTAATGAAGAGCCCATAATGGGTAATTGCGTATACAATGCCAGTCTTGATGCGAGAGATTGGACAAATCAGATGTATAATAGCATTGATGCTGATGATTGGCGAGGTAATGCTTTTAAACATGCATGCTGGAATGCGCAAGCTGCAAGGAAAATAGTAATAACTGGCTACAGCCAATGGACTGCGTATGAGTGGACCAAACGATTCGCAACTGCACATGAATACAATACTACAGTTAGCCCTTGGCAACTTGGGAGCGATCATAAGAACATTATGGATTATCATAACAATTTGAAAGGCCGATCTTATACCAAAGATCATATAAGGACTAATATCTGGGGTAATGTAGTGGGCTGGCCTTCAGAAAGTTCGATTATAAACGATCACTATAATCATGTTAATAACCCTAATGACCTTAAAGTCCCTCCACAATCATTTAGTGATCAAGATAAAGGAAATTACATATTAACTCTAACTAGTTCAACAGGCACTGTAGAAGGTCTATCAAATGCGAACTATACGGACTATCTTTATTTAGCGGCATTAATGTTTGACCCTCTTCC
- a CDS encoding 3-keto-disaccharide hydrolase: MKASYLLICLSLFLLSNTGQGQELATAKSLEGRWDIVVDMAGKRSPAWLEIRHSGNHTLVGRVMFLFGSARPIAKINYTNGKFDFSIPPQWDKGDTDLQFEGAVRADSLTGTVKYVDNKVYTWTGGRAPALRRNKAPQWGSPLQLINGKDTQGWHTTTQNQWVVEVGVLKSPKPGANLITDKVFTDFKLHAEFRYPKGGNSGIYLRGRYEVQLTDSKGLEPLDDQFSGVYGLLSPNEMVAKDAGEWQSIDITLIGRRVTIVANSIPVITDQVIPGITGGALDSREGEPGPIMLQGDHEPIEFRNISIIPVKP, from the coding sequence ATGAAAGCCAGCTATTTATTGATTTGTCTCTCCTTATTCCTCTTGTCAAATACCGGTCAGGGGCAGGAACTCGCAACGGCTAAATCGTTAGAAGGCAGATGGGATATTGTGGTTGACATGGCCGGTAAACGATCACCGGCCTGGTTGGAAATAAGGCATTCAGGAAATCACACACTTGTTGGGCGGGTGATGTTCCTGTTTGGCAGTGCCCGGCCCATTGCAAAGATTAACTATACCAATGGGAAGTTTGACTTCTCGATCCCGCCCCAATGGGATAAGGGCGACACCGACCTTCAGTTTGAAGGGGCCGTTCGTGCCGATTCCCTGACCGGAACTGTTAAATACGTCGATAATAAGGTGTATACGTGGACAGGTGGCAGAGCCCCTGCTCTTCGGAGAAATAAAGCACCTCAATGGGGCAGTCCGCTACAGCTAATCAACGGAAAAGATACACAGGGCTGGCATACAACCACTCAAAATCAATGGGTTGTCGAGGTCGGTGTGTTAAAAAGTCCAAAACCGGGTGCCAATCTGATTACCGATAAAGTATTCACTGATTTTAAATTGCATGCCGAGTTTCGATACCCCAAAGGAGGGAATAGCGGGATTTACCTTCGGGGACGCTATGAAGTACAGCTAACTGACAGTAAAGGATTAGAGCCGCTTGATGATCAATTTAGCGGTGTTTATGGCCTTTTGTCTCCCAATGAAATGGTCGCCAAAGATGCTGGCGAATGGCAATCCATCGACATTACCCTCATTGGACGAAGAGTAACCATAGTAGCCAATAGCATTCCCGTAATTACAGACCAGGTAATCCCCGGTATTACGGGCGGTGCACTGGATAGTCGGGAAGGGGAGCCCGGCCCTATCATGCTACAGGGTGACCACGAGCCTATCGAATTTCGAAACATTTCGATAATCCCGGTTAAACCGTAG
- a CDS encoding tetratricopeptide repeat-containing sensor histidine kinase, with translation MRYLLLFFLTNTVAVAQNPIIDSLRRELTKLPTDSNRVKTLHELATNLWWNGYDSIAIQTLRQGMKVARQVTYPTGEIRARLALARIEADYLSDTKSAHAQLDTAQQMAMAIHDLSLQGQVFLRRAQLYENIMDKLPVVRTLLDQALQKFKQAPDRKWEAQAYNEMAIMKMGEGNYVAAINFWLNAQRIQESIGDWKGLRATLPNLGAVYIKLKRYPEAMACFTEAEKVADRLNDTMIRTFILSRKGEIFEKKGEYAAALSLYLQQVKAYSNPYLPGNLARAYGAVGRMYIQLNQYDKALHYTKLSQDTYRNTVEKTQEAMEHNAQANFGKIYLALKQYDRTVSYAREGLAWTENVREMRPERTEYLRQLSDAYDHLMQPAKALYYFKRYKAEADTMLNEEAMQKATVASMTFDFEKKQQVIRLQQARQQARIQLLENDNLEKTRNFLIVLLLLSAGILGFVFWNNRRLQTRNEELSRKNAEIEAALYKGQTIERKRVASELHDSVASKVSALKWRFEAFDTSQFDTDQHREHARLLEHMGEVYDDIRAISHNLMPEILEKQGLQAALIKLTDTLNVQNRTRFLIEVEKSGEDVRGKTAYELYAITLELVNNILKHARARQADISLFRQNGFLALTVQDDGQGFSLENQKDGIGLQNIQSRLERLGGTYLISNRDQGGTLVNVQIPMA, from the coding sequence ATGCGCTATCTTTTGCTCTTCTTTCTGACCAATACTGTAGCGGTTGCCCAGAATCCAATAATCGATTCATTGCGTCGTGAGCTAACCAAATTGCCAACGGACAGCAATCGGGTGAAAACGTTACACGAACTGGCAACTAATCTTTGGTGGAACGGATACGATTCAATCGCAATCCAGACCCTTCGTCAGGGAATGAAGGTGGCCCGGCAAGTAACGTACCCAACCGGTGAGATCCGTGCCCGGTTGGCGTTGGCCCGCATCGAAGCGGATTACCTATCAGATACGAAATCGGCGCATGCGCAACTAGATACAGCTCAACAAATGGCAATGGCAATCCATGATTTATCCTTACAGGGGCAGGTGTTTCTACGTCGGGCTCAACTGTATGAGAATATCATGGACAAACTTCCCGTAGTCAGAACGTTGCTGGATCAAGCGCTTCAGAAGTTCAAGCAGGCACCAGACCGTAAATGGGAGGCCCAGGCTTATAACGAAATGGCCATCATGAAAATGGGCGAGGGGAATTACGTGGCTGCGATTAATTTCTGGCTCAATGCACAGCGCATTCAGGAATCGATTGGAGACTGGAAAGGATTACGGGCTACGTTGCCCAACCTGGGCGCCGTGTATATTAAACTCAAGCGGTATCCTGAAGCGATGGCCTGTTTTACCGAAGCCGAAAAGGTAGCCGATCGGTTGAACGACACCATGATCCGGACATTTATTCTGAGCCGGAAAGGGGAAATATTCGAAAAAAAAGGGGAGTATGCCGCTGCCCTGTCGTTATACCTACAGCAGGTAAAGGCGTATTCGAACCCATATCTGCCCGGCAATCTGGCCAGAGCCTATGGGGCCGTTGGGCGGATGTATATTCAACTGAACCAATACGATAAAGCGCTTCACTACACGAAATTATCGCAGGACACCTACCGGAATACGGTCGAAAAAACGCAGGAAGCGATGGAACATAATGCGCAGGCCAATTTCGGGAAAATTTATCTGGCACTGAAGCAGTACGATCGCACGGTTTCCTACGCCCGGGAAGGGCTGGCATGGACAGAAAATGTCCGCGAAATGCGCCCGGAACGAACCGAATACCTGCGTCAGTTGTCAGACGCCTACGACCACTTGATGCAGCCCGCCAAAGCACTTTATTATTTTAAGCGCTACAAAGCAGAAGCTGACACCATGCTCAATGAAGAAGCGATGCAAAAGGCAACCGTGGCCAGCATGACGTTTGATTTTGAGAAAAAACAGCAGGTTATCCGGCTACAACAGGCTCGTCAGCAGGCGCGGATTCAATTGCTGGAAAACGATAATCTGGAAAAAACCAGAAATTTCCTGATTGTTTTGCTGCTGCTTAGTGCTGGCATACTGGGTTTTGTATTCTGGAATAACCGGCGATTACAGACCCGAAATGAGGAGTTGTCGCGGAAGAATGCCGAAATCGAAGCAGCTTTGTATAAGGGACAGACGATTGAACGAAAACGGGTCGCGAGCGAATTGCACGACAGCGTGGCTTCTAAAGTATCGGCATTGAAATGGCGGTTCGAAGCCTTCGATACATCGCAGTTTGATACAGATCAGCATCGCGAACACGCTCGTTTGCTGGAGCATATGGGCGAAGTATATGACGATATTCGGGCCATTTCGCACAATCTGATGCCCGAAATTCTGGAGAAACAGGGTCTTCAGGCGGCTCTTATCAAACTCACCGATACGCTTAACGTACAGAACAGAACCCGGTTTTTGATTGAAGTAGAGAAATCGGGAGAAGATGTACGGGGAAAAACCGCTTATGAACTTTATGCGATCACCCTCGAACTGGTCAATAACATACTGAAACATGCCCGAGCGCGGCAGGCCGATATTTCCTTATTTCGGCAAAATGGCTTTCTGGCCCTTACGGTTCAGGACGATGGGCAGGGTTTTAGTCTGGAAAATCAGAAAGACGGTATTGGTCTCCAGAACATTCAGTCCCGGCTGGAGCGGCTGGGCGGAACCTATCTGATCTCCAATCGGGATCAGGGCGGAACGCTGGTCAATGTACAGATTCCGATGGCTTGA
- a CDS encoding trypsin-like peptidase domain-containing protein, translating to MATIVDRFVIRHLTGTKANQVEEFDYKKYTELTFGRAATNLVRFDPERDSAVSREHGKLIRDTEQPLSFSIVDNNSRNGIFVNKSRVIGSAVVQPGDEIQLGNGGPVFQFDLNPRPVELMMSTRIMDMAVSGKPTTELSLAEAGNGLNDTDLMAPHKVGLGKQTVERMMVTERRQTTRSLMLSVAVVLVLLSGLGYAFRDKFGERKTIVITNKPVIPVVKTDNGLTPEQIASANTSKVVFIEFGYKLTYTPTGDDIYHEYMPVKQRDGSIVNVAMYIETSPGKVEPLLGLKRNVAVGKPIAMAGASGTGFVVSPQGHIMTNRHVAAAWNSYYDFPKDAFPGVLLVQGAKGWEVSPNLVQEFRWVPSETQFFGRKPMSGKVIEGENTYIDVTFNKNEQRFPAQGKPIVSNKHDVAIIKIDLPETLSPVKLRDADKGIAAGQPITVMGYPGISPDVFVGEYSSDFANRNPQIVKVPDVTVTPGNVGKILRGQSVGKAAAYYSEFGDYYQLTVNATGSGNSGGPVFDIDGNAIGIFSASTSRNDATRITFAVPIKYGLELMGRRQVVE from the coding sequence ATGGCAACTATAGTAGATCGTTTCGTTATCCGGCACCTCACCGGAACCAAAGCTAATCAGGTCGAAGAGTTCGACTACAAAAAATACACAGAACTCACCTTTGGCCGTGCTGCCACCAACCTCGTTCGGTTTGATCCTGAACGCGATTCGGCCGTATCGCGGGAACACGGCAAACTGATTCGTGACACCGAACAGCCGTTATCGTTCAGTATCGTAGACAACAATTCCCGTAATGGAATTTTCGTCAACAAGAGCCGCGTCATTGGGTCAGCTGTTGTTCAACCCGGCGATGAAATTCAACTGGGAAATGGTGGGCCTGTTTTTCAGTTTGACCTTAATCCCCGCCCGGTCGAATTGATGATGAGTACCCGCATTATGGACATGGCTGTTTCGGGCAAACCAACAACGGAGCTTAGTCTGGCCGAAGCAGGTAATGGATTGAACGATACCGACCTGATGGCTCCGCATAAAGTTGGCTTAGGCAAGCAAACGGTGGAGCGGATGATGGTAACCGAACGTCGGCAAACAACGCGCTCCTTGATGCTGAGCGTGGCGGTTGTATTGGTACTTCTCTCTGGCTTAGGCTATGCCTTCCGCGATAAATTTGGCGAACGCAAAACCATCGTCATCACCAACAAACCCGTAATCCCGGTGGTCAAAACCGACAATGGGTTAACCCCTGAACAGATCGCTTCGGCCAATACCAGCAAAGTGGTTTTCATTGAATTTGGCTATAAACTGACGTACACACCCACCGGCGACGACATCTACCACGAGTATATGCCTGTTAAACAGAGAGATGGCAGCATTGTCAATGTGGCCATGTATATCGAAACATCGCCGGGTAAGGTTGAGCCGCTGCTGGGCTTGAAGCGAAATGTAGCCGTTGGCAAACCTATTGCGATGGCTGGTGCCAGCGGAACTGGATTTGTTGTGTCGCCCCAGGGGCACATTATGACGAATCGCCACGTGGCTGCGGCCTGGAACTCTTACTATGATTTTCCTAAAGACGCTTTCCCTGGCGTATTGTTAGTGCAAGGCGCAAAAGGATGGGAAGTCAGCCCGAACCTCGTGCAGGAATTCCGGTGGGTACCTTCTGAAACGCAGTTTTTTGGCAGAAAACCCATGTCGGGTAAAGTTATTGAGGGCGAGAACACCTACATCGATGTAACGTTCAACAAAAATGAGCAGCGTTTCCCGGCTCAGGGCAAGCCCATTGTTTCGAACAAACATGATGTAGCAATCATTAAGATCGACCTTCCTGAAACGCTCAGCCCTGTAAAACTTCGCGATGCCGACAAAGGTATTGCCGCTGGCCAACCTATAACAGTAATGGGCTATCCCGGCATTTCACCCGATGTGTTTGTCGGCGAATATTCCTCTGACTTTGCGAACCGTAATCCTCAGATCGTTAAAGTGCCCGACGTTACGGTCACCCCCGGCAATGTTGGCAAGATTCTGCGTGGCCAGTCTGTGGGTAAAGCGGCCGCCTACTACAGCGAATTTGGTGACTACTACCAGCTTACAGTCAATGCAACGGGGTCGGGCAATAGTGGAGGGCCTGTCTTCGATATCGATGGAAACGCCATTGGAATTTTCTCGGCCAGCACAAGCCGGAACGATGCCACCCGAATCACCTTCGCCGTCCCGATCAAATATGGTCTGGAACTGATGGGCCGTCGGCAGGTTGTTGAATAA
- a CDS encoding serine/threonine-protein kinase, with translation MSPSQPFLNRIVAGYRLTTYIGAGGMGEVFKAVNPETGNLAAVKLLYRPEFAARFRNEASVHASISHLNIATLYDSTLIDNRPALVMEWVDGESLDELIRRKGRLSNTEACRILEQMVSAITYLHRNGIVHRDLKPSNVRVQPDGQIKLLDFGIAKGQHTPQLTQIGFAVGTTEFMAPEQFTGRVEAKSDCWALGILLYEMTTGHLPFEAASPLLLRQQITRGHFTSPRLLNPDISPVLLSVIQDCLQTNPAKRATAVEIGQQLRTAEYTEAPTERKQPLHLKSYPTTNWLAWLLAILIIIGISVLNGSWKKIPKQEETSVSLPDQYEQIQVEVLNADYDLELVMPDGTVQDKEPFRVRRLPGEALPITIRHGGTEQQYVIAPEVRELYQCYFDR, from the coding sequence ATGTCACCCTCACAGCCCTTTCTTAATCGCATTGTTGCTGGTTATCGCCTAACCACCTACATAGGTGCGGGTGGGATGGGCGAGGTTTTCAAAGCCGTGAATCCGGAAACGGGAAACTTAGCCGCGGTGAAATTATTATACCGCCCTGAGTTTGCCGCCCGCTTTCGGAACGAAGCGTCCGTACATGCCTCGATTTCGCACCTGAACATTGCGACTCTCTACGATTCCACGCTCATTGACAACCGTCCGGCACTGGTGATGGAATGGGTAGATGGCGAATCGCTGGATGAATTGATTCGTCGGAAAGGGCGGCTCAGCAATACGGAAGCTTGTCGTATCCTGGAACAGATGGTCAGCGCCATCACCTATCTGCATCGGAACGGCATTGTTCACCGCGACCTGAAACCTTCAAACGTGCGGGTCCAGCCCGATGGTCAGATTAAACTACTCGACTTCGGCATCGCAAAAGGGCAGCATACGCCACAACTAACCCAAATCGGATTTGCCGTTGGCACGACCGAGTTTATGGCTCCCGAACAGTTTACCGGGCGGGTTGAAGCAAAATCGGACTGCTGGGCATTGGGCATATTGCTCTACGAAATGACTACCGGCCATCTGCCTTTCGAGGCCGCCAGTCCGTTGCTGTTGCGTCAACAGATTACACGAGGCCACTTTACCAGTCCGCGCCTGCTCAATCCCGACATTTCGCCCGTATTGCTATCGGTTATACAAGATTGCCTGCAAACGAACCCGGCAAAACGCGCCACGGCAGTTGAAATCGGGCAACAGTTACGAACCGCTGAGTATACTGAAGCACCCACTGAACGCAAACAACCTTTACACCTAAAGTCCTATCCAACAACCAATTGGCTGGCCTGGCTACTGGCCATTTTGATCATTATTGGGATTTCTGTTCTCAACGGCAGTTGGAAAAAAATTCCTAAACAGGAAGAAACCAGTGTAAGCCTGCCCGACCAGTATGAACAAATACAGGTTGAGGTGCTCAATGCTGACTATGACCTCGAATTGGTCATGCCCGATGGCACCGTTCAGGACAAAGAGCCTTTTCGGGTCAGGCGATTGCCGGGTGAAGCGCTGCCAATTACCATCCGACACGGCGGAACAGAACAGCAATACGTCATTGCCCCCGAAGTACGAGAATTGTATCAGTGTTACTTTGATCGATAG
- a CDS encoding Stp1/IreP family PP2C-type Ser/Thr phosphatase: MKKILKWLFGQQEPDALPETAESVVEQTTNDSSDSPASAGEINAVVLSDVGNVRQNNEDTGLFVRLADEGIRRLKGYLLLVADGMGGHLAGEVASQMAAEIVNREYFQHKDSIEKSLLRAFQIANREIFNEARQHDTLRGMGTTCTAIVVHDQQLYFAHVGDSRAYLFKAGQLIQLTEDHTYVQELLRAGDITAEAAISHPERNVLTQAMGTKADVRVDLGRCVLPFDLNDRLLLCSDGLYEYCSDADFVQLLNQANLPDIADEFIRIAKSRGGHDNITVVLAERIATPDETAPRETREIDLPFTRDLTLPQ, translated from the coding sequence ATGAAAAAAATCCTCAAATGGCTATTTGGGCAACAGGAGCCGGATGCGCTTCCCGAAACAGCCGAATCCGTAGTAGAACAGACTACGAATGATTCATCCGACAGTCCAGCCTCTGCCGGAGAAATCAATGCCGTTGTGCTCTCAGATGTAGGCAATGTACGGCAGAACAATGAAGACACCGGGTTATTCGTACGCCTGGCCGACGAAGGAATTCGCCGGTTGAAAGGGTACCTTCTGCTGGTAGCCGACGGAATGGGTGGGCATCTGGCCGGTGAAGTAGCCAGTCAGATGGCTGCTGAAATCGTAAACCGTGAATATTTCCAGCACAAGGACTCCATCGAAAAAAGTCTGCTACGGGCTTTCCAGATCGCCAATCGGGAAATATTCAACGAAGCACGACAACACGATACACTACGCGGAATGGGCACTACCTGCACCGCCATTGTGGTGCACGACCAGCAGTTATACTTTGCTCATGTGGGCGATAGTCGGGCTTATTTGTTCAAAGCCGGGCAGTTAATCCAGCTCACTGAAGACCATACGTACGTGCAGGAATTGCTGCGGGCGGGCGATATTACTGCTGAAGCTGCAATCAGCCATCCGGAACGAAATGTGCTGACTCAGGCTATGGGTACGAAAGCCGACGTTCGGGTCGACTTAGGCCGTTGCGTGCTCCCATTCGATCTCAATGACCGATTGCTTTTGTGTTCTGATGGGCTGTATGAGTATTGCAGCGATGCCGATTTTGTGCAGTTGCTGAATCAGGCTAATCTGCCCGATATAGCCGACGAGTTCATCAGAATTGCCAAGAGCCGGGGAGGGCACGATAACATCACGGTTGTGCTGGCCGAGCGGATCGCAACACCTGATGAAACGGCCCCCAGAGAAACGCGCGAGATTGATCTTCCATTTACCCGTGATCTGACACTTCCTCAATGA
- a CDS encoding serine/threonine protein kinase, producing MTSTTLSMKGRFIHHYRIESLLGEGGMGTVYRALDTHLERPVAVKMLHSHLVSQVSFMERFRNEALILARLNHPNIAVVYNFLQDGTDYFMAMEFVEGDSLEMLIRKTGALPAAVAAEITRQGLEGLAHAHRKGVLHRDIKPANLMITPEGAIKLMDFGIARVVGEQRMTQANRVVGTLEYMAPELIQGEAPSPASDLYAMGILLYELLSGKLPFASRTDYELMQTIIREKPIGLRKLNAQIPKELEAVVQKALEKNPAKRFADAREFQKALQPFFSQSPALNPAQLIVATPVKDVMDFQPARRKSPPETKVAPSTNRSFSNRHLPASGWLAENWQIVLAGGLTALALFFISLILFDQTTDTKLTNPNQPAIKHPAVAANQPKHSVDEPVSDNPQASFTPASPVTPAEVKTVPVEKKPNPTEKIPKVSTPKPPVSKAPLSRKPVLITQETPAQKPIEEPVNQPVAPVRSEPVPELAAPQTIAHKSIAIRRLKVNLTLTEGLSSDGAHEGQSIRFRVTEPVLSDGQVVIQAGATAYGEVSQVKRAEGDIFRKKNLLEFRITSVETINGKRLLLRSATISDEAKGQPVLFRPGQTFEVRTGDDVLNF from the coding sequence ATGACTTCGACAACACTATCCATGAAAGGCCGATTCATTCATCACTACCGCATTGAGTCGCTGCTTGGCGAAGGAGGCATGGGAACCGTCTATCGGGCACTCGACACTCACCTCGAACGGCCCGTTGCCGTAAAAATGCTTCACTCCCACCTGGTGAGTCAGGTTTCGTTTATGGAGCGATTCCGTAATGAAGCGCTCATTCTGGCCCGGCTCAACCACCCAAACATTGCCGTAGTCTACAATTTCCTGCAGGACGGTACCGATTACTTCATGGCGATGGAGTTCGTAGAAGGCGACAGTCTGGAAATGCTGATCCGTAAAACCGGCGCATTGCCAGCAGCGGTAGCCGCCGAAATAACCCGGCAGGGCCTTGAAGGACTTGCCCACGCTCATCGCAAGGGTGTTCTGCACCGGGATATTAAACCGGCGAACCTGATGATAACACCGGAAGGGGCTATTAAACTCATGGATTTTGGCATTGCCCGTGTGGTGGGTGAACAGCGAATGACGCAGGCAAACCGCGTAGTAGGCACGCTCGAATACATGGCCCCCGAGCTGATTCAGGGGGAAGCTCCGTCGCCCGCTTCCGATCTTTACGCCATGGGCATTCTGCTCTATGAACTCCTTTCCGGAAAACTACCTTTCGCGAGCCGGACTGACTATGAGTTGATGCAGACCATCATCCGCGAGAAGCCAATTGGTTTACGCAAATTAAATGCCCAGATACCGAAAGAACTGGAAGCTGTCGTCCAAAAAGCCCTTGAAAAAAATCCGGCTAAACGATTTGCCGATGCCAGAGAATTCCAGAAAGCATTACAGCCCTTTTTCTCACAGTCTCCAGCCCTGAATCCCGCTCAGTTGATCGTTGCTACACCGGTTAAGGATGTCATGGATTTTCAACCGGCACGCCGGAAGAGCCCACCCGAAACAAAAGTGGCACCATCAACCAACCGATCATTTTCCAACAGGCACCTTCCTGCATCGGGTTGGTTAGCCGAAAACTGGCAAATCGTACTGGCTGGTGGTTTAACGGCTTTGGCTTTGTTTTTCATCAGTTTGATACTCTTTGATCAAACCACTGATACGAAGCTCACCAACCCAAACCAGCCGGCCATAAAACATCCGGCAGTGGCAGCTAACCAGCCCAAACACTCAGTTGATGAGCCAGTTTCAGACAATCCCCAGGCCTCCTTCACTCCTGCTTCGCCCGTGACACCTGCCGAGGTCAAGACCGTACCGGTCGAAAAGAAACCGAATCCGACGGAGAAAATCCCAAAAGTATCAACGCCCAAACCGCCTGTCAGTAAAGCACCCCTCAGCCGGAAGCCCGTGCTGATTACGCAGGAAACCCCCGCCCAAAAACCCATTGAAGAACCCGTAAATCAACCGGTCGCTCCAGTGCGTTCGGAACCCGTTCCAGAACTGGCGGCACCCCAAACGATCGCCCACAAATCAATTGCGATCCGGCGGTTGAAGGTTAATCTGACACTAACCGAAGGACTGTCTTCCGATGGGGCTCATGAGGGACAATCGATTCGTTTTCGGGTAACCGAACCCGTTCTGAGCGATGGTCAGGTTGTTATTCAGGCGGGTGCCACAGCTTACGGAGAAGTAAGCCAGGTGAAGCGGGCCGAAGGTGACATCTTCCGAAAGAAAAATCTACTGGAATTCCGGATTACTTCCGTAGAAACCATCAACGGTAAACGGCTGCTGCTCCGGTCAGCAACGATCAGTGACGAAGCAAAAGGACAGCCGGTACTGTTTCGGCCCGGACAAACCTTTGAAGTACGTACCGGCGACGATGTACTTAATTTTTAG
- a CDS encoding OmpA family protein, with product MRYSPFTILLIGATLLMSTNLLAQTIRQRSTTEGFNLSLQGHYMNWSSDYFQFLDERSGNGIGFGGRAGFGLNQRYEVFLQYNYTSLNASNIAAQSFHFSHLTPGIRFNFSPTTRALRPYAEVGYAYQTGKVDQVLNQNGGRDNLLFKGGAAHIGAGLTYFVSLPIAITLGGSVQVAGKPTVQLNGRDTSDQADLSAYRISLGIVLYLSEL from the coding sequence ATGCGCTATTCTCCGTTTACTATCCTGCTTATAGGAGCAACGTTACTCATGTCGACCAACCTCTTGGCCCAAACCATTCGACAACGCTCTACTACAGAAGGATTCAATTTGAGTCTTCAGGGGCATTACATGAACTGGTCCTCCGATTATTTCCAGTTCCTGGATGAACGGTCGGGCAACGGCATAGGCTTTGGCGGAAGAGCAGGTTTTGGCCTGAACCAACGCTATGAAGTGTTTCTTCAATACAATTATACCTCGCTGAATGCCTCGAATATAGCCGCCCAATCGTTTCATTTCTCGCATTTAACACCGGGAATACGATTCAACTTTTCGCCCACAACGCGCGCCCTTCGCCCATATGCCGAAGTGGGTTATGCGTATCAAACGGGTAAAGTAGATCAGGTTCTCAATCAGAACGGTGGTCGTGACAATCTCCTGTTTAAAGGTGGGGCAGCCCATATTGGTGCTGGCCTTACCTATTTCGTCTCCCTACCGATAGCCATAACGCTGGGCGGTTCTGTTCAGGTGGCGGGTAAGCCAACCGTTCAATTAAACGGCCGGGACACGTCTGATCAAGCGGATCTATCGGCCTATCGAATCTCGCTGGGGATTGTCCTGTATCTCAGCGAATTGTAA